Proteins encoded by one window of Danaus plexippus chromosome Z, MEX_DaPlex, whole genome shotgun sequence:
- the LOC116777587 gene encoding TBC1 domain family member whacked isoform X1 translates to MSLQKSVKSVGGDQDNTSICSSVTTQPDRHGFFGGAQYSPEPKRTLSPSTILKREQKWLRMLNNWEAFMSKNYKKVRERCRKGIPASVRPKAWLYLCGGQLLLEKHPDEYEELLKAPGDPKCMEDIRKDLHRQFPYHEMFIREEGLGQQELFCVLKAYSVLNPKVGYFQAQAPVAAFLLMHMPAVQAFWCLVSISDKYLSGYYNPGLEVLQRDGDILHALLRRTAPAVHRHLVKHRVEPVLYATEWFLCALTRTLPWDSLLRVWDCFLCEGVKVLFKAALVILAGALGPAKVRKRAAGLCETLEELRHPPPAILGEDYLMYHMQRLGLTEEDFEFEHQRQTAKRRAMANRSGS, encoded by the exons ATGTCCCTACAAAAAAGTGTCAAAAGTGTCGGAGGTGACCAGGATAATACTTCGATATGTTCTTCAGTGACTACGCAACCCGATAGACATGGCTTTTTTGGCGGAGCCCAATATAGTCCAGAACC GAAAAGGACTTTATCACCGAGCACAATATTGAAACGAGAACAAAAGTGGTTACGAATGCTGAATAACTGGGAGGCGTTTATgagcaaaaattataaaaaggtcCGCGAGAGGTGTCGGAAag GTATCCCGGCGTCCGTTCGACCGAAGGCCTGGTTGTATCTCTGTGGTGGTCAGCTCCTGCTGGAGAAACATCCGGACGAGTATGAGGAGCTGTTGAAAGCGCCCGGGGATCCTAAATGTATGGAAGATATACGCAAGGATCTGCACAGACAGTTCCCGTACCACGAGATGTTCATTAGGGAGGAGGGGCTCGG GCAACAAGAGCTCTTCTGTGTTCTCAAAGCTTACTCGGTGCTGAACCCTAAAGTTGGTTACTTCCAAGCCCAGGCTCCGGTAGCTGCTTTCCTTCTCATGCACATGCCGGCCGTCCAGGCATTCTGGTGTCTCGTCAGCATCAGCGACAAATACCTCAGCGGATATTATAACCCCGGCCTGGAG GTGCTGCAGCGCGATGGTGATATTCTTCACGCTTTACTCCGCCGCACAGCGCCCGCCGTCCACCGTCATCTGGTGAAGCACCGCGTGGAACCTGTCCTGTACGCCACAGAGTGGTTCCTGTGCGCCCTCACAAGGACACTACCCTGGGACAGCCTCCTCAGGGTCTGGGATTGCTTCCTATGCGAGGGAGTCAAG GTGCTATTCAAGGCCGCGCTGGTGATTCTAGCGGGAGCGCTAGGTCCGGCCAAGGTCCGTAAGCGAGCCGCCGGGCTCTGCGAGACCCTCGAGGAGCTGAGACATCCACCGCCCGCGATACTCGGCGAGGACTACCTCATGTACCACATGCAGAGACTCGGACTCACAGAGGAAGACTTTGAGTTCGAACATCAACGACAAACAGCCAAGAGAAGAGCCATGGCCAATAGAAG TGGCAGCTGA
- the LOC116778172 gene encoding uncharacterized protein LOC116778172, translating to MPASIGVNLRVTGHCSQGGRKYMEDLFSVAYQQTEDERDLEYAFFGIYDGHGGGEAAAFAKEHLMDSIVKQRQFWSDNDEDVLKAIRNGYMLTHLNMWKEVEKWPKTVTGLPSTAGTTASVAFIRRGKIYIGHVGDSAIVLGYQKDGSEEWAAKPLTLDHKPESTAEIERIQKCGGKVVSKAGVPRVVWNRPRLCHKGPIKKNTPMDEIPFLAVARSLGDLWSYNPQNDEFIVSPDPDVGVLTIDPSKFRCLIFGTDGLWNMISPEGAVNLVQATERHNEAALVGGNASQPRDWLNPSKSLVDHALERWSNTRMRADNTSVVTLMLDPPGPPRATVLRSRTTAQKPQTAVPSTVPMSNVGVSTLPAKVDEPKSDVAVENDTRQVPQNGLTIMTRYSDVDKPVSSGEDTERAPLPPCATLDGRFSVGHREETVREENSSDNGSEVISNYGNPAESYFMARLLNRTRVINTLSEVYDEIINGHRPKAASESRQSSPPSGTELPEDGGGDASGRAPPSVPSASHERSGANGAGEPTRGPDEVGIQINEVSSSSPTDGPPRARGRRYRAEVRRDAPPATNDRVLRSHHEIETPQRPRTRLNTTRARPLGDAAPLDRIVILNRRGHPPSTPTTRVGQVAPRPPPRRAVLVPEPEIEHTDGVAEEARRATRSQAAAATPAPRATREVKSGGVAGNSPRAPGPVRRAPAARGRSKENLGVARRRARACAAPASPSPPSRPPPRPRRADSAVEEPEVHSTTGEAGPAAGPERALRSRNEPAALCSRASCKRRAGEELTNGGKVARVSLGKRASGPWVPAPALALRNRLRRRLVK from the exons ATGCCAGCTTCAATTGGTGTTAATTTACGTGTTACGGGCCACTGCAGCCAAGGGGGTAGAAAGTACATGGAAGACTTGTTTTCCGTTGCGTATCAACAAACGGAAGACGAGAGGGATTTGGAATATGCTTTTTTTGGAATTTATGATGGACATGGTGGAGGTGAAGCAGCAGCTTTCGCAAAGGAGCATTTGATGGATTCTATTGTGAAGCAACGGCAGTTTTGGTCTGATAATGATGAGGACGTTCTTAAAGCCATTCGAAATGGTTATATGTTGACCCACTTGAACATGTGGAAAGAAGTAG AAAAATGGCCAAAAACTGTAACAGGATTGCCAAGCACTGCAGGAACAACTGCAAGTGTTGCTTTTATAAGAAGAGGGAAGATTTACATAGGCCATGTCGGAGACTCTGCTATTGTACTCGGTTACCAAAAAGAtg GAAGTGAAGAATGGGCTGCAAAGCCACTTACTTTAGACCATAAGCCGGAGTCCACAGCAGAAATAGAACGCATTCAAAAATGTGGCGGAAAGGTTGTATCAAAGGCGGGCGTCCCTCGAGTCGTGTGGAACAGACCCCGTCTTTGTCACAAAGGAccaattaaaaagaatactCCTATGGATGAAATACCATTTTTAGCTGTAGCAAGATCTCTTGGAGATTTGTGGAGTTATAATCCTCAGAATGATGAATTTATAGTTAGTCCAGACCCGGATGTAGGAGTTTTAACTATAGATCCTTCTAAGTTTAG gTGCCTTATTTTTGGTACTGACGGGTTGTGGAACATGATATCCCCAGAAGGTGCAGTAAATTTAGTTCAAGCTACAGAGAGACATAATGAAGCAGCGTTAGTGGGAGGAAATGCAAGTCAGCCAAGAGATTGGTTGAACCCTTCGAAAAGTTTAGTGGATCATGCTCTAGAGAG ATGGTCCAATACCAGAATGAGGGCTGACAACACTTCTGTAGTCACTTTAATGTTAGATCCACCTGGGCCTCCTCGTGCCACTGTATTACGCTCGAGAACGACGGCACAGAAACCACAGACTGCTGTTCCATCAACAGTACCTATGTCCAATGTGGGAGTCTCGACATTGCCCGCTAAAGTTGATGAACCAAAATCAGACGTAGCAGTAGAGAATGATACGAGACAGGTTCCTCAGAACGGTCTCACTATAATGACAAGGTACTCGGATGTCGACAAGCCGGTTTCGTCTGGAGAAGACACAGAGCGTGCACCTCTACCGCCCTGCGCCACCCTTGACGGTCGCTTTTCAGTAGGCCATAGAGAAGAGACAGTACGGGAGGAAAATAGTAGCGACAATGGTTCAGAAGTAATCAGCAACTATGGAAATCCCGCGGAGTCATACTTTATGGCTCGTCTATTAAACCGAACACGCGTAATCAACACACTGTCGGAGGTCTATGATGAAATCATCAATGGCCACAGACCCAAGGCGGCATCAGAATCCCGACAATCATCTCCGCCGTCTGGCACTGAGTTACCCGAAGACGGTGGCGGTGATGCAAGTGGCCGCGCTCCGCCCTCAGTGCCTTCCGCGTCACACGAACGCTCAGGAGCCAACGGAGCCGGAGAACCGACGCGCGGGCCTGATGAAGTCGGAATACAGATCAACGAGGTCTCGTCCAGCTCACCCACTGACGGTCCACCGAGAGCACGCGGTCGCCGTTACCGCGCGGAAGTGCGCCGGGACGCCCCGCCCGCAACTAACGATCGGGTACTTCGGTCTCATCATGAGATCGAAACACCACAACGTCCTCGCACGAGGCTCAACACGACTCGTGCTCGCCCGCTCGGTGATGCCGCGCCGTTAGACCGCATAGTTATTCTCAACAGACGGGGACACCCACCTTCAACGCCGACCACGCGCGTGGGGCAGGTCGCTCCGCGTCCGCCACCGCGGCGCGCTGTTCTTGTTCCCGAGCCTGAAATTGAGCACACAGACGGAGTCGCGGAGGAGGCTCGTCGCGCGACACGCTCCCAGGCGGCGGCCGCTACGCCGGCGCCGCGGGCCACTCGTGAAGTCAAAAGCGGTGGAGTCGCGGGAAACTCGCCGCGCGCCCCGGGGCCGGTGCGGCGGGCCCCGGCGGCGCGGGGCCGCTCCAAGGAGAACCTCGGCGTCGCTCGCCGCCGCGCACGCGCCTGCGCCGCGCCCGCCTCGCCCTCGCCGCCCTCGCGCCCGCCGCCGCGCCCGCGCCGCGCCGATAGTGCGGTCGAGGAACCAGAGGTTCACTCAACAACGGGCGAGGCGGGGCCGGCTGCGGGTCCGGAGCGCGCCCTCAGGTCACGCAATGAGCCAGCGGCGCTGTGTTCGCGGGCTTCGTGCAAGAGACGTGCCGGTGAGGAGTTGACGAATGGCGGCAAGGTCGCTCGTGTGTCACTTGGCAAACGGGCCTCGGGACCGTGGGTGCCGGCGCCGGCCCTCGCGCTGCGCAACCGCCTCCGACGGAGACTCGTCAAGTAG
- the LOC116777636 gene encoding phagocyte signaling-impaired protein, protein MAVRPQNTHDGGIVERRLRPIYDWLDNGNNKKAFQEAEKVLKKSPSLQAARALKALALFRLGKGVEAQSVLETLAQEKPCDDTTLQAMTISYRESQQFHKVCALYEAAVKVEPTSEELYSHLFMSYVRVGDFRSQQRVAMALYKFAPKNPYYFWAVMSILLQAKTTDDPTKKGILLTLAQRMVDNFISENKMEAEQEARLYVMILELQEKWTDILRFIEGPLYSQLVPGSTAQASIPYLKKLSDWRRLNLVCKELLFDNQDRWDYYLPYLDSVFKLMDNTDSDNDNSVDDTAEKCHEFICQLVESMTSGRTLRGPYLARLELWKRLSVHGDPTTLLGSGVALCIQYLRVFANKPCAVPDLKPYLAIIPQKEREEHCRDFLTCLGFDENSEPESPDDIQRHISCLCAWQLTSPVRTGEDYLNIASLLRYQYLRCANKKLITATLTEFCAADGYGTLAAHFYFYAAVKQQSATPILEALSLLELVLHNSPSNFHAKLLLITLYHVLGNGPAADSVYRRLEAKHVQLLSLGWIHAARLAPGLAHTRALRLLADTHAFHKHHGKDCMEHLTYAYKYGTFEKLLELREWGARLEACAWCSLAGRERALLPLLAGPTAPMHAPHPLPDPLTDNRDLNAIVSWEQPQYNDPGMKERSFDHDVAYLRLKDGIVSCIALCIECADNRSLDEKKVQLDEMQTCIEAFSSAMEKCKEKYSGKQRLCLSAPFPSRIIAFVNSPVPYRELYVLMVSVVRSVCAGDGLASRDRGTALRPLLAASREHLAAAVHTDLWAQRDTLEFFSNYLEFVGVITFLLGVCNEVTAQNNKKKSKRKTNQSPDQILTNQMLSVLNDDVQDIVSFLEEIFDNWPSFDYNNSLEEQMTKLDINDKYQCPVKQKLKDGIQEIVADVKTMLKKKSKYLKSLQ, encoded by the exons atggcGGTACGGCCTCAGAACACGCATGACGGTGGTATTGTGGAGCGTAGATTACGTCCGATTTATG ACTGGTTGGATAATGGAAACAATAAAAAGGCATTTCAAGAAGCGGAAAAAGTTCTTAAGAAAAGTCCTAGTCTACAAGCGGCTCGAGCGCTGAAAGCTTTAGCTTTATTTAGGTTAGGTAAAGGAGTGGAAGCCCAATCCGTTCTGGAAACCCTAGCCCAAGAAAAGCCTTGTGATGATACTACTCTACAAGCAATGACTATTTCCTATCGGGAATCTCAACAAT ttcaCAAAGTTTGTGCCTTATACGAAGCTGCAGTTAAAGTGGAACCCACAAGTGAGGAGTTATATTCTCATTTGTTTATGTCTTATGTGAGGGTGGGAGACTTTCGATCCCAACAGAGGGTAGCCATGGCCTTGTATAAATTTGCGCCTAAAAATCCATACTACTTCTGGGCCGTCATGAGCATTCTTCTACAG GCGAAAACTACTGATGATCCCACAAAAAAGGGGATCCTTCTGACTCTAGCTCAAAGAATGGTTGACAATTTTATATCTGAGAACAAAATGGAAGCCGAACAAGAAGCTCGCTTGTATGTCATGATACTTGAACTACAGGAAAAGTGGACTGACATCCTTAGATTTATTGAAGGGCCATTGTACTCTCAGCTTGTACCTGGATCAACTGCACAAGCTAGTATACCATATCTAAAGAAACTCAGTGACTGGAGACGGTTAAACTTAGTATGCAAAGAGCTACTCTTTGATAATCAAGATCGTTGGGACTATTACCTGCCTTACTTAGACTCAGTCTTTAAATTGATGGATAATACCGATTCTGACAATGATAACTCAGTGGATGACACAGCTGAGAAATGTCACGAGTTTATTTGTCAACTGGTTGAGAGTATGACATCTGGCAGGACGCTCAGAGGGCCGTATTTAGCAAGATTAGAACTATGGAAGAGGTTATCAGTACACGGGGATCCAACTACCCTACTCGGCAGTGGTGTAGCGTtatgtattcaatatttaaggGTTTTCGCCAATAAACCCTGTGCTGTACCCGATCTAAAACCATACTTAGCAATCATACCTCAGAAAGAAAGGGAAGAACATTGCAGAGACTTTTTGACGTGTCTAGGTTTTGATGAGAACAGTGAACCAGAGTCA CCGGATGACATACAACGTCACATATCCTGTCTCTGCGCGTGGCAGCTGACATCGCCGGTTCGTACCGGCGAGGATTACCTCAACATAGCTTCGCTACTGCGCTACCAGTACTTAAGGTGTGCtaacaaaaaacttataactGCTACATTGACTGAATTCTGCGCTGCTGACGGCTATGGAACGTTGGCTGCACATTTCTATTTCTATGCtg CCGTCAAGCAACAGAGTGCGACTCCCATATTAGAGGCTCTCAGTTTGTTGGAGCTCGTCTTGCATAACTCACCATCCAATTTCCACgctaaattacttttaatcacCCTGTATCATGTTTTag GTAACGGCCCCGCGGCGGATTCTGTTTACCGCCGCCTGGAAGCGAAGCATGTCCAGCTGTTGTCGTTGGGCTGGATCCACGCGGCGCGACTCGCCCCCGGCCTCGCACACACCAGGGCTCTCCGTCTGCTGGCTGACACGCACGCATTCCATAAACACCATGGAAAAGAC TGCATGGAACACTTGACGTACGCATATAAGTATGGAACGTTCGAGAAGTTGCTGGAGCTCCGCGAGTGGGGCGCTCGTCTGGAGGCTTGCGCGTGGTGTTCTCTCGCCGGGCGGGAGAGGGCGCTGCTGCCTCTACTGGCTGGACCCACCGCGCCCATGCATGCACCGCATCCCCTCCCAGACCCACTCAC CGACAATCGAGATCTCAACGCCATAGTCAGCTGGGAACAGCCGCAGTACAATGACCCCGGAATGAAGGAGAGAAGCTTCGACCACGACGTCGCTTACTTGAGACTCAAGGACGGGATAGTGTCCTGTATAG CACTGTGTATCGAGTGCGCTGACAATAGAAGCCTTGATGAGAAAAAAGTGCAGCTCGATGAAATGCAAACGTGTATAGAGGCGTTCAGTAGCGCAATGGAGAAATGTAAGGAGAAGTACAGCGGGAAACAGAGACTGTGCTTGTCGGCGCCGTTCCCGTCGAGAATTATAG CGTTCGTGAACTCTCCAGTACCGTACCGGGAGCTGTACGTCCTCATGGTGAGTGTGGTCCGCTCGGTGTGTGCGGGTGACGGGCTCGCGAGTCGTGACCGAGGCACCGCCCTCCGTCCACTGCTTGCCGCCTCCAGGGAACACCTCGCGGCCGCGGTACACACCGACCTGTGGGCCCAGAGGGACACCTTGGAGTTCTTCTCCAACTATCTGGAG ttcGTCGGTGTGATAACGTTCCTCCTGGGCGTCTGTAACGAGGTGACCGCTCAAAACAACAAGaagaaatcaaagagaaaaaCAAATCAATCGCCGGATCAGATACTGACGAATCAGATGCTGAGCGTCCTCAACGACGACGTCCAGGACATAGTCTCCTTCCTCGAGGAAATCTTCGACAACTGGCCGAGCTTCGACTACAACAACTCGCTAGAAGAACAGATGACAAAGCTAGACATAAACGATAAATACCAATGTCCCGTCAAACAGAAGCTAAAGGACGGCATCCAAGAAATAGTAGCAGACGTTAAAACCATGTTGAAGaagaaatctaaatatttaaaatccctACAATAA
- the LOC116777587 gene encoding TBC1 domain family member whacked isoform X2 yields the protein MSLQKSVKSVGGDQDNTSICSSVTTQPDRHGFFGGAQYSPEPKRTLSPSTILKREQKWLRMLNNWEAFMSKNYKKVRERCRKGIPASVRPKAWLYLCGGQLLLEKHPDEYEELLKAPGDPKCMEDIRKDLHRQFPYHEMFIREEGLGQQELFCVLKAYSVLNPKVGYFQAQAPVAAFLLMHMPAVQAFWCLVSISDKYLSGYYNPGLERDGDILHALLRRTAPAVHRHLVKHRVEPVLYATEWFLCALTRTLPWDSLLRVWDCFLCEGVKVLFKAALVILAGALGPAKVRKRAAGLCETLEELRHPPPAILGEDYLMYHMQRLGLTEEDFEFEHQRQTAKRRAMANRSGS from the exons ATGTCCCTACAAAAAAGTGTCAAAAGTGTCGGAGGTGACCAGGATAATACTTCGATATGTTCTTCAGTGACTACGCAACCCGATAGACATGGCTTTTTTGGCGGAGCCCAATATAGTCCAGAACC GAAAAGGACTTTATCACCGAGCACAATATTGAAACGAGAACAAAAGTGGTTACGAATGCTGAATAACTGGGAGGCGTTTATgagcaaaaattataaaaaggtcCGCGAGAGGTGTCGGAAag GTATCCCGGCGTCCGTTCGACCGAAGGCCTGGTTGTATCTCTGTGGTGGTCAGCTCCTGCTGGAGAAACATCCGGACGAGTATGAGGAGCTGTTGAAAGCGCCCGGGGATCCTAAATGTATGGAAGATATACGCAAGGATCTGCACAGACAGTTCCCGTACCACGAGATGTTCATTAGGGAGGAGGGGCTCGG GCAACAAGAGCTCTTCTGTGTTCTCAAAGCTTACTCGGTGCTGAACCCTAAAGTTGGTTACTTCCAAGCCCAGGCTCCGGTAGCTGCTTTCCTTCTCATGCACATGCCGGCCGTCCAGGCATTCTGGTGTCTCGTCAGCATCAGCGACAAATACCTCAGCGGATATTATAACCCCGGCCTGGAG CGCGATGGTGATATTCTTCACGCTTTACTCCGCCGCACAGCGCCCGCCGTCCACCGTCATCTGGTGAAGCACCGCGTGGAACCTGTCCTGTACGCCACAGAGTGGTTCCTGTGCGCCCTCACAAGGACACTACCCTGGGACAGCCTCCTCAGGGTCTGGGATTGCTTCCTATGCGAGGGAGTCAAG GTGCTATTCAAGGCCGCGCTGGTGATTCTAGCGGGAGCGCTAGGTCCGGCCAAGGTCCGTAAGCGAGCCGCCGGGCTCTGCGAGACCCTCGAGGAGCTGAGACATCCACCGCCCGCGATACTCGGCGAGGACTACCTCATGTACCACATGCAGAGACTCGGACTCACAGAGGAAGACTTTGAGTTCGAACATCAACGACAAACAGCCAAGAGAAGAGCCATGGCCAATAGAAG TGGCAGCTGA
- the LOC116777389 gene encoding large ribosomal subunit protein uL18m — MLASKEVLCFPKFVRLNSTTSAVFINRNPRNLERMRIARKPDGYHLDKPGRKFWHKLVLTPSNRTVKAEVVHYINGPIIEAKTSEKALRNQLYSMTDTCAYINLGKVFAQRCLECGITEMHCDIEPGKGEKVEKFLEQVVKGGIQLKEVDVYKKPLPWDQHRPEKPWEVIEE, encoded by the exons ATGTTGGCTTCTAAAGAAGTATTGTGTTTTCCAAAATTTGTTAGGTTAAATTCCACAACATCAGCTGTATTTATTAACAGAAATCCAAGAAATCTTGAACGAATGAGAATAGCCCGAAAACCAGACGGTTATCATTTGGACAAACCCGGTAGGAAGTTTTGGCACAA aTTGGTATTAACACCCAGCAATAGAACTGTTAAAGCAGAAGTTGTGCATTATATCAACGGTCCTATTATAGAAGCCAAGACATCTGAAAAAGCCCTGCGCAATCAGCTCTACAGTATGACAGACACATGTGCTTATATCAATTTGGGGAAGGTGTTTGCACAGAGATGCCTTGAGTGTGGAATAACAGAAATGCATTGTGACATAGAACCCGGTAAAGGTGaaaaagttgaaaaatttCTGGAACAAGTTGTAAAAGGTGGAATTCAGCTGAAGGAAGTAGATGTATACAAAAAACCATTACCATGGGACCAACATAGACCAGAAAAACCATGGGAGGTCATTGAGGAGTAA